CCACCGATGCGCTGCCCAGTCGAGTCCACGATGCGGAAGATCGGCTGGCTTCCAAGCGCTGTGAAATACACTACCTCGCCATTGGGACCGACAGCTGCCGGACTGAAGAAGCGGTCCGGGAGATCGGCGTCGGCAATCGAAAGCGGTCGCCGCTCGAGGAGGGGCATATCCGTCGAGACGACCGGCGGCGGAGCCGGCGCGGCTGGCTCGGTGGGTGCCTTGCACCCGAGGACGGAGAGTAGGACGACGGGGGCGAGCCGGAGTTGATGCATGGTGTTCCGGAAGAAAAGAGAGGTCACTGACGACGCCTAACGGCGTGCGTTTCTGCGGCGGGGCCTGCCGAGGCCCGCGCGTGCCTTCGTAAAGCTACGGCGCGTGGGCCGAGGCGTCAGGCCCCGACCGCAGCAAACGCTTGTTAGGCAGCAGTCCGCCAGACGATGAACATCAGGGTCCCGCGCCCAAGGATGGGGCCTCACTTCTTCGGGGCCACCCGACTACTCGGGTGCGCTGACCTCGTGCACAGTTACTTGATACGAAGGGCCACCCTCCATGGACAGGTTCGCCGTCGAGGTGCCGCACAATTCGATCACCGGGGCAGGCTGCACCTTTAACCGATCTACAGCCGCCTCGTCCGGAGCCGTCGCCGAGCCCACCGTCACACGAAGGCAGCCCTCGGAAGTGGCCCGGCGAACTGTGGCGTGCACTCGGGTGAACGATTTCGGGCCTTGGACAATGGCGCGCCCCTCGATTCCCTCAGCGAGCCGGAATGTGGTCCTCGTAGTATCGCTCCCCTGGGAGACACGAACCTGAACTTGGAACTCGAGCGAGAAAGGCGTGCTACCCGAGATAGCTATCAGAACGGCGAGTGCGAGCATCGGAGGCTCCGCGAAAGGAAGTTGGGTGCTCGTGGGACATTGCTTTGCTGCCTAACGTCGTGCGTTTCTGCGGCGGGGCCTGCCGAGGCCCGCGCGTGCCTCAATGAGTCTATAGCGCGTGGGCCGAGGCGTCAGGCCCCGCCCGCAGCAAACGCTTGTTATGCGGCAGTGCCACGCGCGTCGCAGCCGCACCGCGATCCTCGCACCTATCCCTCGATTCTGAACACCTTGAACACGGCGTCTCCGGCGAAGTCTGGTGCATCGGGCAGACAGGCGAGGACAAGCCAGGTGCCTGCGAGAGACCAGCCGTGTGAGAAGCCTGCGCAGGGCAAGCTGATGCGCCCCAAGAAGTGCTCCGAGCTGAACACGTCCGCGAATCCCGAATCAGCCTCGACGCCGAGGACCCATATCCGGCCCTTTGCGTCTAGGCCGGTGGGGCGGAAGAATGTGAAGTGCCGCTGTTGGGCTGTGGCAGTCGTGCGCCGGAGTTGCGCAGTGGCGGCCGGGTCCATTCGGCGGCCAGCGAGCCGGAGGCTACGGACCGTCAGCTCCACTTCGCGATCCAGCCGCGCTTCGGAAAGCACCGGAGGGTCAAGCTCACGTCGCAGGCTTCGAACGGGGCGTCCACTCCAGTCGTAGAGGGCCAGCCTGTAGGTCCAACCATCCCCCACAAGAATGCCGCCCGACCACAATCCCAGCGTCGGATTCCGGGTCCCCCCGTCAGGACGGAGGGGAAGGCCAAAGGAGTTAGCGACGAACGTATCGGTGGCGCTCGACACGAGGGGCCGGAACTTTCCGCTGGTCAACGAGGTCAGCCCCAGACGAACTCCTCCGGAACCGGGCGTGATATCCAATAGTTGATCCGGGGCCACGTAGGCCCGAGGATACGACTCGAATGAAAGCGCGGTCGTACTGGTTGGATTCCCGCGGAGATCGAACTGCACCAATCGTTCACTAGCGATGACGAAGGTCGACTCGGCAAAGATGATGGTGCCGCCACGGACTTCACCAGGGCCTTCTCCCACCCGTCCGGCGGCGGCAACCACATTCCCGCTGCTGTCGATCACCACATACGCCATCTGGCGGTTGGTTGGAACATTGGCGATCACCATCCCGTCGCGATTGACGGCAAACTGCGTTCCCAGACTGGTGGGCGAGTTCTCAAGGTGATCCGACGTGTGGTGCAGATGAATGGCCGGGAGCTGCTCGCTGGATTGGGTGCTGATGCTCGGCTGCGGGGGCGGGACGTCGCGGCAGCCTGCGATAAGCAGGACTACGAGAAGTGGACGAATGGCGCACTGGGTCAGCATCGCATCTGTCCTCTGCCGGAGGCAGCGTCCGGGCGCCATTGCACTCTTGCCGCATAACGGCGTGCGTTTCTGCGGCGGGGCCTGCCGAGGCCCGCGCGTACCCTCGTAAGACTACAGCGCGCGGGCCGAGGCGTCAGGCCCCGACCGCAGCAAACGCTTGTTATGCCGCCCCAGCCTTGGAAGGCCGCCACCGCAAGTCCAACCGACGCTGGTGGGTGGCGCAGTCGCGCAGATACAAGTTGATCAAGGTCTGATAGGGAATCTCCGACTCCTCCGCCAACGCCTTAAA
Above is a genomic segment from Gemmatimonadota bacterium containing:
- a CDS encoding BrnA antitoxin family protein, with product MEDRYDFSKGRPNPYAKLLKKPVTIRLDTSTVEYFKALAEESEIPYQTLINLYLRDCATHQRRLDLRWRPSKAGAA